AATCCCTAAGGCAATACTAATTTTAGGATTATCTATTAACCATTCATCTCCACCTAAAACAGGAAAACCATTATTAATTTGATTGTGATTTTCAACGTTATCGTCTAAAAACCCTAATAATTCCCATGTTGGACGATTTAGATTTATTTGTTCAATTAGATGAGCTACTTCGCGTGCAAATCCTCCAGCGCCGTAAATTACAATTTGCTTTAACAAAATTAATCCCTGCCCTCTTTATAAATTTAATACTCTTAATAAAGTATAAATGTTAAATGTGGAGAAATTGTGGAGATTATCCATTTATAAAAATAATCAAATAAATTCAGAGAGAATTTTTATGTCATTACAAATTCAATTAGAAATAATTCGCATAATATTACTTTGCGTTTTAGTGGTTGCAAAAATCATCACTACCACATAATATAAGTATATCGTTATATAATTATGGAGGTGTGGAAATGGAAATCGAACTAATTGAGAAACAATTAAAAGCTGTAGCAGATGCGAACCGATTGAAAATCCTTGCTTGTTTAAAAAAAGGAGAGGTATGTGTTTGTGATTTTACGGATGTATTAGGTATCTCACAGCCAGCAGTTAGTCAGCATTTAAGAAAGCTAAAAGAGGCTGGTATCATTACAGAGCGTAAAGTTGGAACATGGAAGCATTATCGTATACATGAGAATCAAACTAAGTTAATGCAAAACATACTGGCTTCCATCGATGAAGAGTGGACATGTGGTTGTAAAATTGATTGTAAATGTGTGGAGGGCTAAATTTTGAATATGTTTGTCATTGCGGCATTCATTTTTATCGTAACACTGATTTTTGTGATTTGGCAGCCAAAGGGACTTAATATTGGCTGGTCTGCAATGGCTGGGGCTGTCATTGCATTACTTGTTGGTGTTGTTGATTTTAATGATGTCGGTGCAGTAATTGATATTACGTGGAACGCGACATTATCTTTTATTGCGATTATTTTAATTTCACTTGTATTAGATGAAATTGGTTTGTTTGAATGGGCTGCACTACATATGGCACGTGCTGCAAAAGGCAATGGTGTCAAAATGTTTGTGTATGTCAGTTTACTTGGAGCTGTCGTTGCTGCATTATTTGCGAACGATGGAGCAGCACTAATTTTAACGCCAATCGTATTAGCGATGGTGCGTAATTTACAATTTAGCGAAAAAATGATTTTCCCGTTTATTATGGCGAGTGGCTTTATTGCCGACAC
This portion of the Solibacillus daqui genome encodes:
- a CDS encoding ArsR/SmtB family transcription factor translates to MEIELIEKQLKAVADANRLKILACLKKGEVCVCDFTDVLGISQPAVSQHLRKLKEAGIITERKVGTWKHYRIHENQTKLMQNILASIDEEWTCGCKIDCKCVEG